actATTATTCAACTGTTTTTGGTAATGATCTCTAaactaaatttgattttgaaccTTGGCAATTCTCATTATAAAAGTCAGCAAAATTAAGTTGGCATTGAATACCTAAGTGAAATTCCAATTTGATTGGAGAAGTGATACCAAAAGCTTTTAAAAACTGCATCTAAATCTTGTCCATATGAAACTAGGGTAAAAAGTCGTTGGATAACTTTTTtgagattattttattttacaccAACATTTCAAATCTAACAGATTAGAATGATCTAGATAGTCTGAAAAAAATACCAGCAGAAAACTACCTACTGTTTTCTTTATAATTGTGTGTAACTGACAAGTACCTAAACATTTGGGGAACCCACTCTCTCAAAAGCTAGCTATTAAAGACAGAGAACCAAACATTTAAACACTCCACCGAACATCCCATATTACTAGATATGTGACTTGGGCAGTCCATAATAACCAAGTTCCTATCAGTAACTTTATGTTGTGCTGCATTgctatttgtttaatttgttatagATGTCTCAATTGTATTTGCCTATTATCATCAAATGTGACAGATAAAGATCTGGGAAGATCGCAAGACACAGCCACTTGAAGTTTTGAGACCACATGATGGACATCCAGTTTTTTCTGCTACATTTTTTACTGCTCCTCACCAGCCTGATCATATTGTTCTTATCACAGCTGTAAGTGTATTCATCAGCTTTAGTATTTCAGGCCTTTATCTCAATTCTTGCTTTGCAATATCTggacaataataaattttatttacatttaaaaagcTTATAAAAATTAGCAGAGATCTGTCCACTGTTTGTTGTTTCAACCAGATAGTCCGCCATAGAACTAATTTATCATTGTGACTAGTCtagtaatatttgttttccttgtttacaaattataattcaCACCCGTGTAGGGACCACAAAATAGGGAGGTGAAGCTATGGGTATCAGCAAGTGAAGAAGGTTTTCTGCTCCCAAGTGACACCGAATCCTGGAAATGCACTCAGACGTTGGAGTTGAAGAGTTCAGCTCAACCATCTAGAGATGCTTTCTTTAATCAAGTTGCAGCATTGCCTCATGCAGGTCTACTTTTACTTGCAAATGCCCAGAGGAATGCTATATATGCTGTACATTTAGAATATGGTCCTAATCCAGAATCAACACGCATGGATTATATTGCTGAGTTTACTGTGACCATGCCCATTCTGAGTTTTACTGGGACAAGTGATATACTGCCTCATGGTGAACATATAGTTCAGGTTTATTGTGTCCAGACACAGGCTATTCAGCAATATGCTTTGGATTTAGCCCAGTGCTTGCCTCCACCACTGGATAACGTGGGACTAGAGAAGTCAGATTCCGTTGTTTCCGCTGATGCAATTACTGTTGAAGGATTCCACACGTTAGACTCTTCTGCTCCCAAAATAATGTTACAAGCAGGTAGTACTGAAAATGGACTCGGACCTAGATACCCTTTAAGCTCTGGCCATGTTGAGGCGCCTATTTCAAGTTCAAACACTGAAGCTAAGCCTGTTACATTAGCTCCTTCTAGTGGCGAACCTGATATCGTTTGTATTCCATCTCCACCTCTTCCTTTAAGCCCAAGGTTATCTAGGAAACTCTCTGATATCAGGAATCTACAGTCAAATTTGGGTGATCATGTTGGGGAACATCCTGTTAATGATTATTCTGTAGACAGACAAATGGATACCATTCACAGGAACCTCTCTGAGACATTTAATAGTGAGTCAAAGAATGATGAAAAGAAAGTGAAGCAGGATCACATTTCTAGTGTACTTAATCCTTCTGTCATGTTTAAGCAACCAACCCATCTAATCACACCATCTGAGATCACAAAGGCTGGTTCCTCTgagaataatataattgatgGGAAGAGCGAGGGAGAAGGAAAGATGCAGGATGTGGGTAATGCTGAAGTGGAAGTGAAGGTGGTGGGTGAGACAATATCTAATCAAATTGATGAATTTGGTAGGCAAGGGTCACAACAAAATCCAGTTTCTGatagtaaagaaaaaatattttgttctcaGGCCTCAGATCTTGGCATTGAGATGGCTCGAGAAGGCTGTGTGATAACTGCTGGGGACACATACCTTACAGAGGAACCTGGACAACTTGATTCAACAGGAGCGGTGTCACTATCTCAACCTCCTGATACTGGTGAGGATGGACTCCAAGATATGGCAAAAGATGCCCATGAAAAGGTTTCTGACTCATCTACATCTGTGGCAGTGCCGCCATCTCCTGTCCCTAATGCTAAAGGGAAAAGACAGAAGGGTAAAAATTCTCAAGCATCAGGTCTATCTTCCTCATCTCCAAGTGTGTGTAATTCAACTGATTCATCCAATGAACCGAATGGAAATTCTAGCCTTCCGTCTGCTGAAAATGCTTTCCCTCAAATTCTGGCAATGCAAGAGTCAATCAATCAGGTGATTTCTTGAGAGTTTTTGATTGGTCAAAGATGATTCATAGCTAATCATgcattacattttaatttattagcaTGTGTTTGAAGGGAGTTTTTGTTGAAAacagatttttaaaattaaataaacttttttacaATAGACTAACTTTTCTTCTGAGAAAAAGCTGAAAAcagatttttatttcttgtccTTCAGAGTGTAGGGGTTTTAGCTTCTCTGTAAGTGCTTGTCCATTAAAAATTCCCCAGTTTTTAATTTGCTAAAGGGATGTACATATTGTTTGTTTGTGTAtgcacttattttttatttcattgaaTGAGTATGAACAAATGTATTGAAGCACCATTACAAGAATGGTATTTTTGCATATCTGGGAATTTGATTTATAATTCATGATCCTTCTTATTTGGCAGTTATTGACAATGCAAAAAGAGATGCAAAAGCAAATGACAATGATGGTCGCTGTTCCAGTGACAAAAGAAGGTAGAAGGCTTGAGGCTGCCCTAGGGAGAAACATGGAAAAGGCTGTCAAGGCCAATAGTGATGCTTTATGGGCTAGAATCCAGGAGGAGAAtgcaaaaaatgaaaagttgtTACGAGACCGTATCCAGCAAATTACAGGTTTGATTAGTAACTTTATGAATAAAGATCTACCGGCAATACTGGAGAAAACAGTAAAGAAGGAAATGGCCTCGGTCGGGCAAGCAGTAGTACGTGCAATGTCTCCTGCTGTGGAGAAAATAATATCTTCTGCTATTGTTGAATCCTTCCAGGTttgcaaattatttttctatccaATAGACATTATAATGAAATTAGTACATTGTCTTGCTGGGATCTAATTGGCATTTCATGGCATAGAGAGGAGTGGGTGATAAGGCAGTGAACCAACTTGATAAATCAGTTAGTTCAAAACTGGAAGCTACTGTAGCTAGGCAAATCCAAGCACAGTTTCAGACAACTGGCAAACAGGTGCTTCAGGTACACGTCTCTTTAATTAGGCTTTCGCTCTTGAGTTGTATTATATTGCATCATTCTTGGAGTTGGTGGTATTTGTATTTGTAATTTCTTCTAAGGTAGCATTTGTTATTTACTATGTACTAATTTCTTCTGTAGGAGGCACTCAAATCCAGTTTTGAAACATCAGCGGTTCCTGCCTTTGAAATGTCGTGTAAAGCCATGTTTGAGCAAGTGGATGCTACATTTCAGAAAGGCATGGCTGAACATTCCGCTGCTGTGCAGCAACGACTTGAATCTGCGCCCACTTCTTTGGCAATGACGCTAAGGGTGAGTAACCTGGAATGCTTGTTTCTTTTTGGGTCTTCCATAGAACTGTGCACCTTTTAATTTGGACAAAATGCCTTACTCAAGACATATTATCCTCCTAGAGAGATGGATTATTTTAAATGAGTTGTGGGGAAAATGAGCTAAGTGTTGGTATGCATAAAAAGAAGAGCACAATGATTTGTGCCTCAGAAACattttgtttacatttttttgcTGACATAGCATGGCATTTTTTCTTGGCGGGCTAGTGTCGACACTTCAAGTGGATTTGTTTCCATTCTTATTTCAAAATGTGCACCAATTTCTCTCTAAACCTCTGACACAGTGATAGAGTGCTTTAATAAGATAGCCTAGGAATATATCCCCTCCCTAAAACAGGTGAATCTGGATCTGGGTAAGGCAAAATGCTTACAAATTGTAAGAGATCAAGCTTTTGTAgtattttgttgttgattgaGAAACACTCGTTCTAGTTGACTTCTGTAGGCTCTCCTGAATTTTAAATGCCTTTAGGTAGGTCTTTTGTTTTAATGGAAAGGCGGGTACTTTCTGCAAGAACAACTTTGCATCTTTGTGCATGACTGCTTCCACTTGCTGAGTGGGGTAGGGTCATTCCACCATCAGCAGCATAGAGAGAAGCTTGTTAATTCTTATTTGCTTATATGTCATGTAGATGATGCTAagtattgattttttaaaatcttagtTGCTTAGTTCGAATATGATGTGACATACTTATCAGCTGTGAAAAAAATGATTCGTTATCAAAGAAGCTTTTCGACATGTCAGTGTTATTCTTACGTTACTTGTCCCTCATTTGTTTCTCAACAGTAGTATTCCTCTTTATGCACTTTTCAGGATTCCATTAATTCGGCATCATCAATTTCTCAAACTTTGAGTAGAGAAGTGCTTGAGGGCCAGAGAAAGTTAGTAGCACTCGCGGCTACAAGAACAAACTCTGGCACGTTAAATCCTATGCCGGTCCAGCTGAACAATGGTCCTTTACTTCGTGAAAAGGTGCGGTGACTTTGCTAACCATTTGTGGGCCATAGTTGTAGGTAGTGTTAACAGAAAGCTTTACTTTCGCCATTACATGGTAATAATTGGTCGTGCAAATTTGCATTGCGAAACAGGTTGAGGTTCCCCTGGATCCCACACAGGAGCTAGCAAGGTTGATTTCTGAACGGAAATTCGAGGAGGCTTTCATTGGAGCCCTACATAGAAGTGATGTATCCATTGTATCATGGTTATGTTCTCAGGTATGACTTGAGTTGGAGAGCattaattgaatttcttaataCTGATGAACACTGAGTACAGTAGTAAGTATTAACTGGATGAATCGATTTATGGTAATCAGGTTGATTTACATGGACTGTTGGCAATGGCTCCTCTTCCTTTAAGTCAAGGTGTACTGCTCTCACTTCTGCAGCAACTAGCCTGTGACATTAACAACGACACATCACGAAAGATCGCATGGTTAACAGATGTGGCTTCTGCCATAAACCCATCGGACCCAGTGATTGCGATGCACACACGGCCCATCTTTGAGCAAGTCTTCCAGATACTCAATCATCAACGTAGCTTGCCTTCAACGACTGCAACTGATCTCTCAAGTATCCGTCTTTTATTGCATGTCGTCAACTCCATGCTCATGCAATGTAAAtgattctctctctctcttttttcttttttccttttttcattttcagaAATGTGCAAATCCTTCGCCTTGTGAACCTCTAATATGATTGGAATTTTGTACAAAGCTCAGTGAGTTTCGTTCAAATGGTCGAATTTTGGTAGTAGGTAGTCCATCTTTAAAAATACTCTGCAGTTACTAAATTGGTTCACTCTAATTTCACGACCTCTTCCATTTCATATGGAAGCCACATAATCCCAGAAAGCGATAGTTATTTTACAATAGCTCTGTCAAATTGGGATTAGAAATGTACTAAAGTATCAATCCGTTTATGATTTATGCAATAAAATTTATCCAATTTACCATTGCAATTTATTTGGATCGATgtctataattttttaagaaataaatgttATAGTTATTTCAAAGTAAAGCATTGATTATTCTATTTATTGAATATAAACTATTTGGAATAGGTTATGAAGCTAATATCTATAAagttatttaaagtttttaacagGTTTCAAAGTCAAATATGTTTAACTGGATTTGGTTGAGTTTGGCATGGAAACCAAAATGAACAATTAAAGTTGCCGACAgatattcaaataaattctGTTGCTGAAATCctataaaattttcttaattaggtttaaaatataaatttattttgtctaaCAAGgctgattattttattatttgttattcaatTTGGGATTGATCACTGCCAGGAAATAATGTTGATGgattaattcaatttataagtataaattcaatttatacttctttattttgttaatttaattcttgggagtaaaataatattaatttaaaattaaatattatgatgatTAATTGAATAGAttgtattatttgtaatttttaaataagttttaatttaagtcttactaaaataattaattataagtgtAAGGACTTGATAAATTGTTTAAGAATAGAAATGATATAACATAAATGAAGTATACACATTTtcttatttaagtaaaaaatttataaatagaaatatttaactactcattttatttcataaaaatcatCATCTTTCCAAAAATTTGTCTTCTCTCTAGatttttaaagaatatattcatcttttttgtaaattaaaatccaccttaaaaattttaatacagaAAAACATGTTCACCATATCACAATTTCTTTTAAGGTAAGTTCctctttgttattttttgggttaattatgtttttcatccCTCAAGTATTATGCGATTTTGTTTATAGTCCCTTAACTAACGTTTgctccaatttggtccctcatgtTTTGAAACGATTGGAAATAATCCTCATTTCTGGACGCCGTTAGTTTTGTTTGACACCTGGCAAACGAACTGCCACATATGGATCCCGTTTTAAGCTGTGTAAGTGGAGTGTGTTTCTGCACGTGCTAATTAAAGAGCagctttaattaaataaaacgaAAATGTTATTTCTTCAGTGGGAGAGTTATTTTGTCTGAATTAAGTGggttgtgttatttaattaagttctccgaattaaatgagaatgtcgctgttcaaattaaaaagataGGAAAGGTCGTATCTTGAGTGGGAGAGTTATTTTGTCTGAACGAAAGCGTTGCACAGACTATTCTAGGGCTTGAGGGAAGGGATTAAACCATTACACAACAATCAGGAGGTTGAGGATAGGGATTAAAGCATCGAAGAGTAGAATCAGGAGTAGAATCAAGAGGTTGATGTAAGGGATTCAAGTATTGAAGAGTAGAATCGCGACCTAAGGTAAGTTCGTtccttcatgtttttttttttttttggatactTGGTCTGGTTTGGTTGCATATTTTGGTTCGTGTATGGTTGTATTTGTTTAGTTTGTCTATTGATTGGAAATGTAGGGCTGGAAATGGGGTTTGCAGTTGCTTTTCATCATATGGGTCGATTCGAAAGGAATAAGGGATTAAAATACGTTGGGGGTGAGATTCATGTAGTTAAAGGGATCGACCCCGATTTTTGGTCTTATTTTGAAGCATTGGGCATCCTCAAAGAGTTTAAATACAAGGGTGATGTTAAACTGTGGTGGAAGGGTTCAAAAGAGAAGCTATTAAACAATCTACGGACGCTGAATGATGACAAGGATGCAATGGCTTTGGCTTTCTTTGCAGAGGAGACTAAGGGAGAGGTTGATATATACGTTCAACATGTACCTAGTCAGCCTGAAGTCGTACACTTTATTTGTGATGGTGTAGCAGAGGAGGTAGTGGGTGAAGAGAATGTTATACACCAAGAGGAAGTACTGGTTCAAGAAAGTGTGGTaggagaagaggaagaagtgaCTGCAGCTAATGTGGTAATTGAAGAGGAGGGAGTGGGTGTAGATAATGTGGTTGTAGAAGAAGAACAAGTGGCTGCAGATAATGTGGTagtagaagaggaagaagtggCTGTAGATAATGTGGTAGTTCAAGAGGAAGGAGTGGCTGTAGAAAATGTGACTCAACAGGTAGCAGAAGAGGAAGTAGTGGCTGAAGATGTAAATTGTGAAGATGAAGAAGGTTTAGGTGGAGAGAAATTAGATGACAGTGAAGAAGAGAGGGTGGCAGACGATGATGATGGGTTTGGGATGGATATTGATCCACCTGTGAGGAAGTTTGGGCCTGTTTTAGATAGGTGGAAATCATTCAAACGGAATTCAAGCAGCGTGAAAAGGAAAAGAGATATTGGTGAAGGGGCATTGTGACAAATGAAGAAGTTGGAGTGCATGACATTAATGAGGACTACGAATAAGATGAATTAGATTTTGATGTTGACAGTGATGAGGGTGCTGGCACAGTTGGTCCCAAATTTAGTAAGTTCAGACCTGAAGATATGAATAAAgacttcaaatttaaattgggaATGGAGTTTGGATCTTTGAAGGACTTTAAACAAGCTTTAATGGAGCATAGTGTTCTTAATGGAAAagaagtaaagtttgttaaaaatgaTCAGAAGCGAGTGAGGGCAATTTGCCAGAAGAAATGTGGTTTTCTAATCATGGCTAGCAGGGTTGGAGGGAGGGAAACCTACAGAGTCAAGACACTTATTGGGCGTCATAAATGTGGAAGGGTATTTGgaaataaaaatgcaaataagGACTGGATTGCTCAGGTCCTTATAGACAGGTTTATGAATGTTGGTATTATGACTGTGGCTCAAATTATTGATGAGGTGAAGAAGACATATAGTGTAGGTAAGACATATAGTGTAGCTACAAGTTCCATTTTCATTACAAATACTAAGACATAACAGTAACCAAAAGTTTGAAATTCCATTACAATTCCAATAATATCATAATCACAACTACAAAAAACTTCCCACTACAGTAATCTCAAACATTGCAATTAACTTTGAACAACAACATGAACACCATTACAATTGTTGAGACCCACGatatcacaaataaaaaaaacaggaatgtcccaatttttttctcttgttgcaatttcatattcaacttctcatttttcttcatcaaatcAAGCATAATTTTCTCCCTTTTCAAAGAAACTTCATCTTCTTTACCTTTTTTCCCACCATCAACTCTTTTTCCACCACTGGcttcactttctttttctttccattgAAAATCAGATTTGTCGTCGTTAACCCATTCAAAGTAATTACAATGTGAATTGGTCTgccaaagaaaaagatgaaaccATTACCACAAATACAAAAGCAACATCCAATAAGTCACGGGATTTGAAACTTACAGCCCAATTTCGACATCTCCAAAATAATCTCCCTTTGTTTTTCACAGTAGATGCCTTTAGGAGCAACAATCTTTCCCCACACCCACAGACTTTGGATGACATTTCTGAAGATGACACACAACTTTGCGACATTTTTGAACCTGTATTCCGCGGCGTACATGGAAACCCTTTGCTACCACTCTTCATCAGTCAAGAACACAATAACTATGCCAAACTTTGCCTGCCCAGTGACGATATGCAGCAATTCCTCACTATCTCGAAGCCCCAAttcacaaatttcaattttagggTTTCAAAATTTCCCAACCCCTCTTTTATTTGGATGTCATTCTCTGTAATTAGCACGTGCAGAAACACACTCCACTTACACAGCTTAAAACGGGATCCATACGTGGCAGTCCGTTTGCCAGGTGTCAAACAAAACTAACAGCGTCCAAAAAGGAGGACTATTTCCAATCGTTTCAAAacatgagggaccaaattggagcAAACGTTAGTTGGGGGACTATAAACAAAATCGCATAATACTtgagggacgaaaaacataattaaccctattTTTTTTGGTTGGTTTTGAAAAGTTTTGCATGTGATTCTAATAAGGTAAAGATGAATTTCTATTGGTCCAAACACAGCGGTGGAGCTCTTAAGAAGCACACGGGCCATGCTTCCCCaaacttttctatttttattttttaaaattatgtttttaatttttttttcaagttatgtatatttttaaattttttaaattatatgtatccttttaaattagatagtattatattgaaaaaataataaaaattaaattaggtatttttttatttcttttataaaatataatatttaatgttaataaatagtaaaatataaaatcaaatatactaaagaaaaaaattattaaaataattttcattttttcttctcattattttttgagtttttcataTGTTGTACTCATCTCTCAACCCCACctgatttcttttgttataaaaaaaaaaaaagttaaacataaactccttatttttactctcattttttatatcttttcttccatttttaaagaaaaaaaagagttaattttctcaatctctcttgataatgaaatacttgtttaatatttagtactattttttatctcatgacattttgtatattattttttatgaatatagaagagtaagtaatgtattatttgattttttttacagaCAATTTTTATGTGGagttgattatcataatttttgttatctctaaatttttggttagattatgataaattatttttttaacttgttttttaaataggtatattgatgaaaaaaatccattttttaaaattgataaaagaaaagtgaagatcAAAACATGACAATATCGTTGGTCATagcataacaatgaaatgaaatatttgtGACGACTTTTGAATCGATATATGCACATtagtaaaatggaaaatgaatatGTTGTaaataatatggttatttatattgaaaaaaaaatagttgaaaaatttaattatgattgaattatttgattagtccaagaatatgaaaaaacaatggacAATCCTTCagatatatatagtttttttatagttatagcTATACTaaattttctattcatttttattgaattagtgacaataatgttaaatatataaattttaagtatattattttggctcctccaACAATTTTGGTCAAGATCCACCACTGCTTGGCTTGATATATTATGCATGATTTATGAATTATGTAGAGTTgctagacaaaaaaaaaactattgttGGATGAAATTCAATTAATTGAAAACATGAGAAGTTTGGTAGTTGATTGGGCCAACTCCTATTGAACAAAGTTCAATTAATTGAAAACTTGAGAACTTTGGCCATTTGAcgtattattttgttaaaacttTCA
This portion of the Vigna unguiculata cultivar IT97K-499-35 chromosome 6, ASM411807v1, whole genome shotgun sequence genome encodes:
- the LOC114188965 gene encoding enhancer of mRNA-decapping protein 4-like — translated: MMASPNNHHPNPNAHPPPPFDMHSFFNPPPPSSNPNPNPSQSSQYPPPFPAAAPFPFPAFDLPLHHHRSLSFPTQPIPPPSNPNAGARLMALLSNPSPPLPDFAVPSSSPSTVLAAATAAAAALTRLPSGKVPKGRHLSGERVSYDVDVRLPGEIQPQLEVAPITKYGSDPNPVLGRQIAVNKSYICYGLKQGNIRVLNIHTAVRSLLRGHTQRVTDLAFFAEDVHLLASVGTDGRVYVWKISEGPDDEDKLQITANIVIAIQIVGEEKVEHPQICWHCHKQEILIVGMGKHVFRIDTTKVGNGEAVVAEDPPLRCPVDKLIDGVQLVGTHDGEVTDLSMCQWMTNRLVSASQDGTIKIWEDRKTQPLEVLRPHDGHPVFSATFFTAPHQPDHIVLITAGPQNREVKLWVSASEEGFLLPSDTESWKCTQTLELKSSAQPSRDAFFNQVAALPHAGLLLLANAQRNAIYAVHLEYGPNPESTRMDYIAEFTVTMPILSFTGTSDILPHGEHIVQVYCVQTQAIQQYALDLAQCLPPPLDNVGLEKSDSVVSADAITVEGFHTLDSSAPKIMLQAGSTENGLGPRYPLSSGHVEAPISSSNTEAKPVTLAPSSGEPDIVCIPSPPLPLSPRLSRKLSDIRNLQSNLGDHVGEHPVNDYSVDRQMDTIHRNLSETFNSESKNDEKKVKQDHISSVLNPSVMFKQPTHLITPSEITKAGSSENNIIDGKSEGEGKMQDVGNAEVEVKVVGETISNQIDEFGRQGSQQNPVSDSKEKIFCSQASDLGIEMAREGCVITAGDTYLTEEPGQLDSTGAVSLSQPPDTGEDGLQDMAKDAHEKVSDSSTSVAVPPSPVPNAKGKRQKGKNSQASGLSSSSPSVCNSTDSSNEPNGNSSLPSAENAFPQILAMQESINQLLTMQKEMQKQMTMMVAVPVTKEGRRLEAALGRNMEKAVKANSDALWARIQEENAKNEKLLRDRIQQITGLISNFMNKDLPAILEKTVKKEMASVGQAVVRAMSPAVEKIISSAIVESFQRGVGDKAVNQLDKSVSSKLEATVARQIQAQFQTTGKQVLQEALKSSFETSAVPAFEMSCKAMFEQVDATFQKGMAEHSAAVQQRLESAPTSLAMTLRDSINSASSISQTLSREVLEGQRKLVALAATRTNSGTLNPMPVQLNNGPLLREKVEVPLDPTQELARLISERKFEEAFIGALHRSDVSIVSWLCSQVDLHGLLAMAPLPLSQGVLLSLLQQLACDINNDTSRKIAWLTDVASAINPSDPVIAMHTRPIFEQVFQILNHQRSLPSTTATDLSSIRLLLHVVNSMLMQCK